The following proteins are co-located in the Cutaneotrichosporon cavernicola HIS019 DNA, chromosome: 3 genome:
- the GCD7 gene encoding uncharacterized protein (Eukaryotic translation initiation factor 2B, subunit 2) — translation MAAETKADPTGKLVEALVVRLRRRQIVGSRNVALATAALMQNVVRSMRFSTIDELIEAIRSIGKLLNEANPKELASGNIVRRIIKLIREEYRAAAAAHLSQPPSVPGTPGAATPGFATPPNYFNYSPSGGSVPGTPMPRPAPNLSNFVAMRHSRVQFERQGTLLDISAATSSLFATPPRVLSSQSHSRHESMSSPTPGEVNEMEERERQQFAKQAGKLKPILIQAIDEVIGELETTHEDVARGAKEHIHSGEVILTLGHSRTVEHFLKNAYRERQFSVIVLESAPSFHGQAMAAALAHHSIPTLLVPDSSLHAVMPRVTKVIFGAHSVSANGGMFALAGSLACTLAARTHAKPVVVVTGQFKFAPSWNLYHEYDTLDFQGPGPVIGYDHTGGGGGYEGVEVPDPHFDYIRPELVNLYATNDGDHPPSYIYRIIKEAYDDDDLVL, via the exons ATGGCCGCAGAG accAAAGCCGACCCAACTGGGAaactcgtcgaggcgctcgtcgtgcGTCTGCGCCGGAG gcaaATCGTCGGTTCGCGcaatgtcgcgctcgcgaccgCGGCGTTGATGCAGAATGTCGTTCGCAGCATGCGTTTTAGCACAattgacgagctcatcgaggcGATCCGCAGCATTGGCAAGCTGCTCAACGAGGCCAACCCGAAGG AACTCGCTTCGGGAAACATTGTGCGGCGTATCATCAAGCTCATCCGTGAAGAGTACCGCGCAGCTGCGGCTGCGCACCTTTCCCAGCCTCCCTCCGTTCCCGGCACCCCTGGGGCCGCTACGCCAGGCTTTGCAACGCCCCCAAACTACTTCAACTACTCCCCCAGTGGCGGTAGCGTCCCCGGAACGCCTATGCCTCGGCCCGCACCCAATCTGTCCAACTTTGTGGCCATGCGTCACTCGCGCGTGCAGTTTGAGCGCCAGGGCACCCTGCTCGACATTAGTGCGGCCACGAGCAGCCTCTTCGCCACGCCCCCACGCGTTCTCTCGTCCCAGAGCCACAGCCGGCACGAAAGCATGTCGTCCCCAACGCCAGGAGAGGTTAACGAGATggaagagcgcgagcgccaaCAGTTTGCAAAGCAGGccggcaagctcaagccCATCCTCATTCAGGCGATCGACGAGGTTattggcgagctcgagacgACGCATGAGGATGTCGCCCGTGGTGCAAAGGAGCACATTCATTCCGGTGAGGTCATTCTGACGCTCGGCCACTCGCGCACCGTCGAGCATTTCCTCAAGAACGCGTACCGCGAGCGCCAGTTTAGTGTCATCGTGCTTGAGAGCGCACCCAGCTTCCACGGGCAGGCCatggccgccgccctcgcccaccactccatccccaccctcctcgtccccgaCAGCTCGCTGCACGCCGTCATGCCCCGCGTCACTAAGGTGATCTTTGGCGCCCACAGCGTGTCCGCCAACGGCGGTATGTTTGCCTTGGCAGGATCGCTCGCGTGTACGCTTGCCGCGCGCACTCACGCCAagcccgtcgtcgtggtGACTGGCCAGTTCAAGTTCGCCCCGTCTTGGAACTTGTACCACGAGTACGACACGCTCGACTTTCAGGGCCCGGGACCTGTTATTGGGTATGACCACacgggtggtggcggcggatacgagggcgtcgaggtcccCGACCCTCACTTTGACTATATCCGtcccgagctcgtcaaccttTACGCGACCAATGA TGGCGACCACCCCCCGTCGTACATCTATCGCATCATCAAGGAGGcgtacgacgacgacgacctcgtgcTGTAG
- a CDS encoding uncharacterized protein (Clavaminate synthase-like protein) — protein sequence MDPALVDLDVYLADPTCAAAQAEAQRAAESLILTGALVVRDSRAPKEANDRFLDLFEDYFAQPDDVLRTDERPELGYQVGVTLENTEKPKCGRDDECLAVIAALDPAERPLDLSGHAADPKCRFFHRMTERPPYESKFPYSTAPNVVPAAMEGWETRVDEWGTHIKEAVEGVARMVAVGLGLEERTFLDAGRYGSHLLAPTATDLEKYGELNTIFAGFHTDLNFLTIHGQSRYPGLNIWARNTGKRIPARVPEGCLLVQAGKQLEWLSGGLIKAGFHEVICNEATLAALKRRKASHPDRPHIRISSTFFWHLTPDFRLEPMPDLTERAEKRFGPQKEYGAMLVGDQVRQELGLIALMS from the exons ATGGACCCAGCCCTAGTCGATCTTGACGTCTATCTCGCCGACCCAACATGCGCTGCGGCACAGGCAGAAGCCCAACGCGCGGCCGAGTCATTAATCCTGACGGGTGCGCTGGTCGTCCGcgactcgcgcgcgccaaaGGAGGCGAATGAccgcttcctcgacctcttcgaGGACTACTTTGCACAGCCCGACGATGTACTGCGCACAGACGAACGGCCTGAGCTGGGATACCAAGTC GGCGTGACCCTCGAGAACACGGAGAAGCCAAAGTGCGGGCGCGATGATGAGTGTTTAGCAGTCATAGCGGCACTCGACCCCGCCGAGCGGCCCCTCGACCTCAGCGGGCACGCGGCTGACCCCAAGTGCCG GTTCTTCCACCGCATGACGGAGAGACCACCGTACGAGTCCAAGTTCCCGTactcgaccgcgccgaaTGTCGTCCCGGCCGCTATGGAGGGTTGGGAGACGCGCGTCGATGAGTGGGGCACACACATTAAGGAGGC CGTCGAGGGTGTGGCGCGCATGGTTGCTGTCGGTCTtgggctcgaggagcgcacTTTCCTCGATGCGGGCCGGTATGGTTCACACCTACTCGCTCCCACTGCTACTGACCTCGAAAAGTATGGCGAGCTCAACAC CATCTTCGCTGGCTTCCACACGGACCTCAACTTCCTCACCATCCACGGACAGTCGCGATACCCCGGAT TAAACATATGGGCGCGCAACACGGGGAAGCGTATTCCTGCTCGGGTGCCTGAGGGCTGCCTGCTCGTACAAGCGGGCAAGCAGTTGGAGTGGCTCAGCGGCGGCCTCATCAAGG CGGGTTTCCACGAGGTTATCTGTAACGAGGCGACTCTGGCT GCTCTCAAGCGCCGCAAGGCGTCCCACCCCGACCGCCCCCATATCCGTATCTCGTCCACCTTT ttcTGGCACCTCACACCTGACTTTCGCCTCGAGCCGATGCCCGATCTCAcggagcgcgccgagaagCGCTTCGGCCCACAGAAGGAGTACGGGGCGAtgctcgtcggcgaccaGGTCCGACA ggAGCTGGGCCTCATCGCGCTCATGTCGTAA